In Citrus sinensis cultivar Valencia sweet orange chromosome 3, DVS_A1.0, whole genome shotgun sequence, the sequence atacaattatttttttggatggTATACAGAGAACGTATTAATATTAGCcactaataataacaataacaatatttaagGGGTAAGTATGATGTTTGGTATGATAATTATTCGATAGTAGGATAAACATTGCAATCATTTTTGTAGGTAGAGATTTAAGTGCCTGTATGTGTATTGTGGGGTATTGGGATTGATTTCTTCcaaatatttagaattgaATTGTTTTCATTATATGTTTTAGATACTTGGATTTTAATGCGATTAAAAGTTGATAAAGTTGTTTTGATAGTTTTTTAAGCAAAACATCATTACATTTataaagtaatataaaaaaatagtttaattgatatataatttattgtaatttattatattaatcttATTAGTACAtaagttacattttttaaagtaaaatatcattaaatttacagcgtaatattaagaaaataatataattattatttgtttaaatatattagtcaattaattttaattaatactatttttttattagtatgtaagttaaatatattaactattttttccatgaattaaaagaaaaaggagtattttcttttttctaagtTGAGGGGGTCTTTAtagttttctaattttagattGATTATCTTGATATTTACCTAAAATGAGGGAGCTGTCTGATAGTTACCATTTAATATTTGCCTCTTTTAACCGATTAAAATGAGAGTACCGGTGGCCGGTTATTGGTtgtattaagaaaataataaaaagaggcGTATTTTTGGCGGatccataaaaaataagtatggagtatcatcaaaatactctttaaataagattttattacttatttgaagggccacattaatatttaaacctctaaaaaatactttaattaagattttttaaataagaattgattatctctttttaaatttgatgagttaatttatctctctttaatttatattttattattttttattaaaaaaatactttaattgttattaattttttttaaaaaattaattatataattaaaataatattaatttattattatttaaataattttttaaataatatcatatttttttatccttttatttataatgtaaataaatttattgaatgttTTGGAGATGCCGCTTCACAATGCGATGCTCTTAAACACTTAAACACTTACAGAATGGCTCTGCTACTTCCAGGGAAAGTCGATTTAGGGTCGGCGCGGCGGTGCTTCACAATGCGGACCAGTGTGCTGCGAATGCAATTTTGTGAATTCAAGTTCTTCGTTACTTCTTGCTTAATAGAACCGcggcaaaaaaaatttgttgaaggAAAAGTTCGGATGTTGAATAACAGCAGACGTTCCAATTCGGTTCGTACTGTAAGCCAGGGCACAATTCCTGTTTTAGCCTCGTCGAACGGCTCTGCTACTTCCACAAGGTCGGTAATTTAAGCTTTGCTTTCTGTTCTATatctttgttgtaaaaaaaaaaagtattattcATTTGATATTGGGAATATTTCTCCATGCAGGAAGGATTATTCATCTGTCCGTGAACCATCAACTGTCTTCGAGGAAGAAAACCCTAATGGTGACTCTACAGGTAAAAATGGTATGTGTAGCATTAGTTAAATTACTCTATGAAATTCgttaatcaaatataaaagatgcaattttttttttccgtggGGTTAAATGGATCGTTAGATTGTTGTCATAAGCATTTTATATTGTTTGGTCCATTGAATCGTATAAGTTGTTGCGATGTCAAACCATGTGTGTGCCTGCCGCCTCCCCCTCCGCGAAATCTTGGCTACCTCGGTTCTTATTGCTCGCTGCAGATACCCCAATTGTTGGGATAATCATGGAATCGGATTCGGATCTTCCTGTTATGAACGATGCTGCAAGGACCTTGAGTGACTTCGGCGTACCTTATGAGGTTTCCTTTTGGAACTCTTTAAtacttttgttattaatatagttttttcttctcaaaattaattcttcatCAGTGATTGTAtttgtatgtatgtgtgtatgatatattttttataatctcAAACGAACTATGAATTCGAATGCAtataattaagtttattttttttccagattaaaatattatcacCTCATCAAAATCGCAAGGGGGCGTTGTCTTATGCATTGTCGGCTAAGGAGCGAGGCATTAAGATCATTATTGTTGGTGACGGTGTTGAAGCCCATTTATCAGGCACATTATGAATTTTTCTCCATATATACTTGATTTAGCACAAATTTCTCACTAGagtacatttttttattttggatgtAGCTGCTGCAAATTCTCGAGTACTTGTTATTCGTGTTCCTGTATTAAGTGAAGAATTGAGTGAAGATGATGTAATAAACTCAATTCGGGTAGGCCACtctaataaatttgtttatctttaaattatttacaatccCTACAATCTTCAATGTTTGTGAAATTTATATCATATCCCTGAAATGCACAACTAGAATCTTGAGATTCTCAAATTTTGTTAGTATTTTGCTGCTTGTTGGCTTAAATCCAAAATGTTTGCTTATTTCAAGCATCCATCTATAATGAAACCCAAATCAAAcactttttcatttaagtttCCTTACCAAGTAGATACACTTATGAACCTCTTTCGGACTGCGATTGTGCTTCAAAATGCGCCGGCTGCCTTCTTAGTGACAGCACACAGCTGCATCAAAGGTCTGAGTGTGCTGATTTGCAGTGCTGATTAgctttttcataaatatttaacatGTTGCTCTTTTGCTCTTGGACCTCTTTCATTGGCTTGGAGAAGACAAGCGCTGTGCATAAACTTCTAggatttttattgaaaaagaaagatcatttttttttattttgtgaagttTCCAGAGTGCCCTTAACAGTCATGGTCAGCAAAGTTTGAGGTGGGAGGAAGAATGTGTGAATAAACAATATAGATCCATAGAAAGGTTGGTGTCCTCACTATGTGGTTGATAATAATGCAAGTCTGATTCAAATGCCAGACAATCCATATTAgtgttatttcttttaatatgaaTCTATGTTTCAGTATAAACTAATCCtttttgatgaattttctttctttgtgtttttaatGTTGCACATAATTTTTGCATGCAGAATCAGAAAGTATGCGGAAGAGCAATGGTGTTTGACAATGTCTGGGAGGTTGTCTCCAATTCAATCTTGTTTCATGtagatattaataattttaaatttataaggaATTTAGTTAAATGTGTCCAccgtataattttttttagaattaatttttaatgtaattggAATTGGAGAAGCCATATACTAAAGTACGAGCCCATAATTCAagttaatattgaaaaaacgaaaattacaattttgtgATTGTCCGGAAAGAGAGAATGCAACAAGTAATTAAACACCGCTAGCtcgaaaagataaaatatgaCAACAACAAGCACACCATTAAATATCCACTATACTTCACAAACCCACTTGGAAAATGATGGTCCGACATGCCTCTCTCCAAAgcctacaagaaaaataaataaataaaaaataaattgtcattttacccaaaaaaaaagaaaaaaaattgtcacaCTCCATCTCAAGGCACAGAAAATTCAATAATCACTTCCAGCAGTAACAATTTCAGCACCAATAATCATTTCTCAATCAgccaaataatttaaaattatcaaacaacaAGTCCAATAATCACTTCCGGCAGCAACAATTCCAGCATCAATAATCAAATCTCTTGATGCACGCACTAAATCGGTCCTCTATATACTtaattatctatttattatttttagcatTATTTCTTTGACAGACTACTGCCTACAGAAAGATGccatcatttaaattaaaattatcaaacagCCAAAAGACAATTCCAGCACCAATAATCATTTCCCAATCAGCCAAAATCTCAATCAACTAATTTTACAACTCTAAAATAATCATTCCATTACCTCAAGTGCAGAACTATCAGTGATGGCAACGGAGACCTGGCCGAGGGGAGCCGTGGTCTGGCGCTTTGTGAGTGGATGAGGATGGTCGCGTGACTGTCGGTGATGGTAACGGAGACCTCGATCGCGTGATGGCGGTGGTCCGTCGTCTGTACCGGCTGTCGTCTGTGAGAGAGTGCGTTTCGGTTTGCAGCTGTTGTACAAAAAGTAAAAGGCCTCAAAACGAAAGgaaaaatgaatcaaaacGAAGGAAAAATGCGTCGAAACGGTGCATTTTCAATTATTCTCAAAACGGTGCGTTTAATTCGGGGCGCGAGTCGGGGTTAAAGTCGGTCGAGGAACCTAAAATTTATCTGAGGGAAAAAAGGACCAACAACACAGAAACGATAACCTTACGTTGTAATGCTGTCGTTTTGAAGCATAAACGATAACCCCTAGTGTTTAAGTATCAATGCTCTTTAGTTAATCCAgtaaagataatttttgttgctttCCTCTCAGGTACGTCCAACTCAAACCGAGTTAAGACTTTACGTCCAAATTCAAGATGACCTTCCAGATCAaacatttgttttgtttggcCAAACGGCAATTTGGTaagttaaataattcaaatcatATTTCTTGATTCTGGTTATAATATGTGCTGGCtatgtattttgaaaattatgctTCACTATTGTTTTCGTGGTATATTCTACCTTTTAATTGCAAGCAAGATATACAACAattctttattatattttaagtacgggtaaaatctcatttagtccttatattttgagGTTAGTACCCGTtcagtccctatatttttaaaaataccacAAAACATCACTGCATTAAATTATTAGCACATTTCCTCTTACTTTGTTGCttttggattaatttttacaatattaccctcttacaatatttttttggacactaataaaaagaaaaaaattaattatcaatttaatctcaaaaaataaaatagaaacaaaattaatatatgttacttttttgtaacacaatgctaaggaaataatatatatatttttattactaatgtcccaaaaaaaggtaatttaatatttttacaataattttttttggacacATGTAaacttttacaaaaattaatatatattaattttatttttagggttaaattgataatttattaattttataaaaagaaacattattgtaagagggtaatattgtaaaagcaagtcaaaagaaacaaaaagtaacagcagggatgtcaataatttaagggtaGGGATATTTTGaggcattttttaaaatatagggactaaataggtactaatcttaaaatatagggatgaaacgagcttttacccttttaaGTACTTGCATAATTGTAGTACCAACTGTTgtcaaattatataaaaagacAAACTCGTAATTAACTTTCTATAGTAATAACCCCATTTAtgctaaaatatatatatatagattttaatattctatGGAACAAGAATACtcatttaaaagtttgataaataatcttttatgttaaaaaattctattattttgtAGCAAATACTAGCAAATAACAGTTCCATTCTTGTGAGTTGTGATACAATAACTTACGTGATGTTTGGTTTCACTATTAGAAAAATGGACATTACTGATACTAAATTAGTGtcagtaattacttttttttacacttgttaattgtatCAGGAATGTTCTAGTCAGAACACACTGACACTAATTTTTAGTGTCAGTGATTTTTGTGCCAGTAATTCGTATCActataatatcatcaaaataatgaCATGATGATGTTAGTATTCAATGATACTATTTACACATTAGTGATTTATGTGACTACAGTATTAGGAGCACACTGACTCAATAACGTCAAAAATTACTaatgttattttaaatatttagtgtCCGTATTTAGTAATGTTATACTGCTTTTGGttaatagtatatttttattttaattacattttttctttctgttttacaaccaaaagaaaactcaaaatatattaaatatatcaaatctCGCAACACGATTCACATAATAAACATCCCAACCACATCACTTCAATTCACATAATTCAATTACACCACtgtttagaaaagaaaaaaataagtaccAAATTCAGTTTTCGACAAGCTCTAAACaacaaaatactaaattaagtTTCAACAAACATTAACCAACAAAAATAGTCACAAGAATGTCACTGAATACCCATACatgacttcatttttttttttcccaccgacaagtatataaaatcaattagtataccacaaaaaataagttttaatatttgacagcaaaaataataataaatcactCATATATTACCTCGTGATTGTAGGCTATAATTAACTTGGCAACATATGTTGCCCATTGACCACAAAGTCATGAAAGCTCTTTCATGGTATACTCATCAATTCcctttaactttaatttcaaaataagttATTCACCAAAAATTAGATtgtaaacaacttaattatcattcatttaaatatgTCCGTGTGATAACCTAACAATATactttgaattaaaataataatattccgGATCATCATATTCCATTACATGATCCTCCACAATCAAATGTTTAAACGTTGTGCTTATTCTCATCCGATTCTTGCAACAacatttttgagtttttcaaaaaaaatttccttttttacaTGAACAAATGCCtaagaaaactaaaaaaaaataaacaagcagattttttttctctgtaaATTATTCCATTACTAAAAGAGgtaacaaggaaaaaaatccaaaaaaattaacatattgaaAGTCCATTTCAATTGCATGGCACAACataaaattgaagaattgaCTGTACAAAGAACTCCTACCACATATTCTTATGAAAAGGAAATGAATCCAAACCACACAACTGAAAGCATAATTCACTGGTGTATACAAACTACATGCTGATACTCATTTACCGCCAAATATTGCAGAGTTGATTACCGAAGAAGCTTCTAACATACACCGGGGCATTGAGAACTTAATCTGATTTTAATTCCAGTCCAGTCACCTTTGGGTATTTATATCTCTAATAGTCAAATGTAACAATATACCTCCAAAATAACTCTTTCAATACAAATGACTCAATATTCCACAGAAGAACAcaaattcacataaaaaattagtttttatctTCGTAGAACGGCCTCAAACATATATGCTAGTCATCACAAATTCTTGGAACAtaacaaatgaataaaagtAAGTAAACTAACCAAACAAgaaccaaaagatcaagagaaagtAAAAGAATATGAACCAAAAAGGAAAACTCAATATAAGCATAAGAACAACATGGCTCTGAAAATGAGAACCTAAACTCTTTTGTCGTTAGTTGTTTCCCAAAGTGTGAAATGTTACTCACATGAATCAATTAACTGCTACTTGATGCTTAAAATTATGTTCGGATTCACACCAGTATAGCAAAATCAAAAGCTAACAAAAGAAAtgcagcaaaaaaaaaaactcctcTTACATTTCCCAAATAGATGTTGTTGGTTATTTCAGTCAGTTTATATAGCAAAATAAGGAAttaaaaacagaaacaaaGTTGTAACAGAGAAGTggctgttattttattttaacatccTCTGTTTTCAAATTCTCAGTTTTATAAAAACATTATAAGGAGATCATCTTTTTCCTaggtataaatttttatgatttttgtcCCTGTTTTATCACTAGGAACAATATGAGATAATAAAAGGTGGCTGATTGATTTAGAATGATACAATTAGTTTGGATTCAACACAATGAAATCTTTGAACTTAGCCATCAGCTCTTCACTTGATGGTAACTTCAGCTCTTTATAGTTTCAATTTGtcttaattctaaatttttaatttctagaatctattactattattatggTGAAATGTGATTGTGatttataatatgaatttattttgattatttctttcacttcgatttcaaaagttttgaaCAATCATGAGTGGTTAGAGCAATTACCCATCGACAAAGACTTTCAAAGATTTGATGAGCAAAGGCTctatattattctttaaaaccTAAAAATCTTGGCTACTTAGTAcaagtttgttttatttaattccttTCACATGATTGGCGATAGAC encodes:
- the LOC102621011 gene encoding uncharacterized protein LOC102621011 isoform X3, with the protein product MALLLPGKVDLGSARRCFTMRTSVLRMQFCEFKFFVTSCLIEPRQKKFVEGKVRMLNNSRRSNSVRTVSQGTIPVLASSNGSATSTRKDYSSVREPSTVFEEENPNGDSTDTPIVGIIMESDSDLPVMNDAARTLSDFGVPYEIKILPPHQNCKEALSYALSAKERGIKIIIVGDGVEAHLSGVAAANSQILVIRVPLLSEDWSEDDVINSIRMPSHVQVASVPRNNAKNAALYAVKVLGIADEDLLERIRKYVEE
- the LOC102621011 gene encoding uncharacterized protein LOC102621011 isoform X4 codes for the protein MALLLPGKVDLGSARRCFTMRTSVLRMQFCEFKFFVTSCLIEPRQKKFVEGKVRMLNNSRRSNSVRTVSQGTIPVLASSNGSATSTRKDYSSVREPSTVFEEENPNGDSTDTPIVGIIMESDSDLPVMNDAARTLSDFGVPYEIKILSPHQNRKGALSYALSAKERGIKIIIVGDGVEAHLSGVAAANSQILVIRVPLLSEDWSEDDVINSIRMPSHVQVASVPRNNAKNAALYAVKVLGIADEDLLERIRKYVEE
- the LOC102621011 gene encoding uncharacterized protein LOC102621011 isoform X2, which codes for MALLLPGKVDLGSARRCFTMRTSVLRMQFCEFKFFVTSCLIEPRQKKFVEGKVRMLNNSRRSNSVRTVSQGTIPVLASSNGSATSTRKDYSSVREPSTVFEEENPNGDSTGKNDTPIVGIIMESDSDLPVMNDAARTLSDFGVPYEIKILSPHQNRKGALSYALSAKERGIKIIIVGDGVEAHLSGVAAANSQILVIRVPLLSEDWSEDDVINSIRMPSHVQVASVPRNNAKNAALYAVKVLGIADEDLLERIRKYVEE
- the LOC102621011 gene encoding uncharacterized protein LOC102621011 isoform X1, encoding MALLLPGKVDLGSARRCFTMRTSVLRMQFCEFKFFVTSCLIEPRQKKFVEGKVRMLNNSRRSNSVRTVSQGTIPVLASSNGSATSTRKDYSSVREPSTVFEEENPNGDSTGKNDTPIVGIIMESDSDLPVMNDAARTLSDFGVPYEIKILPPHQNCKEALSYALSAKERGIKIIIVGDGVEAHLSGVAAANSQILVIRVPLLSEDWSEDDVINSIRMPSHVQVASVPRNNAKNAALYAVKVLGIADEDLLERIRKYVEE